CAACCGGAATTCTCGCTGAGGTCGGAACTACGTTCCACAAATGGTCAGGATCCCCCTAAGGCGAGCGTTGTAGATAACGCGGGAAGATTTTGGGGAGAAGAGGGCGGATTCTCAAATAGTAGCGTTGTGGTTTCCAACGATTCGAAAAGGACAGACGAGAAAATTTCTTCCGGTTATCCGACCTTAACGAGCGGTCTCAATTTTCTAAAAACGAATTCTAAGAAATTTGATTTCACCACTTCGAATTCGAAATTAACACCCAAGTATTTTTCTTACAAAACGTTCACGCGCGAAAATCTTCAAAACCCAAAAGTAACATTCGCGTTCTTTGATCCTAAAAGAATTCTTACGTAAAATTCTCTTCTTGTAGAAAATTCTAATTTTGTTTGTTTTTCAGCCTACGGTTGAAAATCTTTGTCCATGGCTTCCAAAGTGAAACGCTCTTCTTTTCAGAAATTGTTGAATGCAATGAAAAAGATGTCTCTCGAAGTAAACGATTACGAGATTTGCAAACGTCTCGAAACGATAATGATGACTAGTAAAGAAGACCTAAGCCAAGTGGTTGTAAAATCTCTTTTGGACAACCCGCTCGATTTTGACCCGAAAACACTGCCCGAACCTTACGGTCAGTACATCCGACACTTCGTATATATGGTCAAAAGAAACAAAAAGCAGGGGATTGATACGAACTTCGACGCACCTTCGGGAACAAAATCCGCTGAAAAACAAATCGCATCTGTCGTAGACCCGACAAAAGCTCCTTCCAAAAAAGCAAACTCCAAAAAGTCCGTAAAACGGTAAAAGAACCCTGTGCTCAGCACAGGGCGAAAATCAAAATTCGTAAATGCCTGGCATAGGTCAGATAATGCCTAAAAACAGATAAAACGTGCCCGTTTATTGCAAGATTTAGCCATTGCTCGGCAAAAGTAGAAATGCCTACTTTTAGGCATGGCCGGGTTTGGGCATTTCTTGTAAGCGTCAGGTTTTCTATGAGGTTGGCGATAGAATTTCGTT
This genomic stretch from Leptospira kmetyi serovar Malaysia str. Bejo-Iso9 harbors:
- a CDS encoding phosphatidylinositol phospholipase, which encodes MASKVKRSSFQKLLNAMKKMSLEVNDYEICKRLETIMMTSKEDLSQVVVKSLLDNPLDFDPKTLPEPYGQYIRHFVYMVKRNKKQGIDTNFDAPSGTKSAEKQIASVVDPTKAPSKKANSKKSVKR